From the genome of Pseudoliparis swirei isolate HS2019 ecotype Mariana Trench chromosome 1, NWPU_hadal_v1, whole genome shotgun sequence:
TGAAAACGTCCCTCTAATTGACTTGctgtccctttctctccctggcAGTCCTTAGATTCACATTGTGTACGATGGGCAAACACACTGAGCCAGCATACAGCggaattaaacacacacacacacacacgcacaaggaGTGCATCATCGTGCACACCCTTCTGACTGTCagatcatttttttaaaaaggctccATCAGATGGCCAAACACGGTCTGTGTACTCTGAgaccaactgtgtgtgtgtgtgtgtgtgttgtgctgttTGGGCAGAGTCACAAAGAAAGGAAGTTTTAAAATAACAGAGGAGTGTAGTGTCTCCGCAGGCTGTATTTAGTCTCAGGGGCGTGGGATCCTTCTGGCTTCCTgactgggcgtgtgtgtgtgtgtgtgtgtgtgtgtgtgtgtgttgtaatcagTGCttctccattctctctctcacatgtcGGTTACAGCTGTTGTCCCGTTGTACcgtccgtgacctttgaccttcaggaAGCCTCTTTGATCTACATCAACCTCAACAGAAAGAAACCTTCCACAACCTGTATTGAAGATCATTACGGAGGGCAGGTGGTGTTTTCATCGCTGCAGTATAGGTGGCTCGTGGGTAGAGTTGATTggatctgatgtgtgtgtgtgtgcgtgtgtgtttgtttgtgtgtgcatgtgtttgtgtgtgtgtgtcacacgggTTCATCTGTCAACCCCAGAGCTCATCTGGTCTGATCTGATTTCCTCCCAGCTGGCTGATGTGCAGCAGTGGTCCAGATGTTGCAGAGATTACATCTCTCTGCAgtgtttggggggagggggaggggctaggATTTGAGACCATTGAGAGGAAAATAAACACTATGACAAGAATTTGACCATCTTGCTCTACCCGAGATATTACAGATGATGAACAAAAACACATGGTTAGGGCAGGATGTTTTATCATTTGGGATTCATGAGGAGGAAATTGAACCCCGGCACGGTTTTATAAATCAGAATATGAGAATGTTTTTTTCCGTACGCAcgttatttcatttgtttgcatgtgtgGATCCTGTCGTATAAATTCGACCCCTAGTCAGACAATCGTGTTAATTCGCCCAGCAAAAATATTATTTGTCTTCATTTTTTCCTCTGTATGGCGGCACGACGGACGTCTTTTTTCTCGTATCTATGAAAAAGGTGGATtggtgtaaaagaaaaaagaaaagaagaaaaaaaagtgcatgaCAACTCTCCCTCCAACAAAAGTTTATTCacatcatttcattttcatagATCTCtatcatatacagtacatacaagTATAATATGCTCAAGACAGATATTATATGGCACATCCATTTTTTGTTGTACATTTTTGCAGTCGCTGGTTTAGTTGTGAGGCTACAGGTAGAAGTGaccgttggggggggggcaaaaaagCACATGCACCGATATCAAGTTATATATTCCACtcggtggggggaggggaggggggggtcacacATCCAGTTACACGGACCGATACTAGAAGGAAGTTGTTATGTATTGAAAACccccattgttgttgttgttgttttgagtccTTGGAATATGCTACAACTGTGGCAACCGTGATCCTGGAAAGTCCTTTTCTCAGAGTGAAGAGCTGCCTGTTGTGGAATAATTCAGTTTAACGTCTTTTTTTCCCACTTCTACCAAAAAAACCCGTGTCTATCCGGTCGTAGCGGAGGATACCGGTGAGTAATGATCGAGTGTTCAGGTCTACGACCACGATACAACTTTGACCGTCAGTACTACGAGCACAGGGCGCCGCTAAGGAAGGTTATCCACATATGTACAAACCCTGACAGGTGAGCGAGCCTTTTGTTCTTTTGgagatagaaaaataaaacagtgaTAAGACTAGAAAATACACCGCCGGTCCATTTGCACCCCGTTCTTTGTTCCTCATTtgaatgagagagaaaaaaaacacacacacacacgaggggggggggcgtcactTAACAGTTTCAGTCAGAATTttccgttaaaaaaaagaacgcaTAAAATGATTGTctcgagaaaaaaatatatattttaaaaataaatggtaAAAAAACCCCAACAGCATCAAGtacaacagaagaaaaaaaacacggtaTGTAACGTGACACTAAAAACTCATCGTGTATCCCGCTTTTTTTCCCCAgcttatcagtgtgtgtgtgtgtgtgtgtgtacgtacagTATATGTACAGGTGTGTAGGAGCAGGGGATGCAAGCACCTCCCGGTGTACTTAATGTCTCTCCTTTAAAAACACACCAGCGGGTTAAAATGTCCCTCGTTGCCCGTTTAAAGTGCTTCACATACATGGCACGGCACCCGGCGTCCTCTACGGAGActcttttttagattttttgcGTCTCTAAATGTGCAAAGTAGGCATTTTGGACTGTTGTCCACCGTCCGTCAGTGTTGAATAATAGGGAAAAAGCGTAAAAATGAAGTCGTGGAAAGCGAGATGACAAGCGGATGTACGGTGGGTGagcgtgagggggggggggggcagcctaGATGACCTGGCAGCAGCTGTGGGGGGTGGGAGCACAGAGCAGACCCTCCTTGGTGCTCCGGTGGATGTTGACGGACAGAGTCTTGTCGCTCACGGGCCTCTGCAGCGCGCGGTTCTtggtgttcctgtggttctccCGGGCCAGGTCCAGCTCCCCCGGCCTCAGGGTGGAGCCCTCCGGCCGCGGGTCTGCGGGGGCGTCTCCCAGCGGGGGCCGGTGCTGGTACAGGTTCCCCCTGGGGGAGGGCCCGCCGAGGAGCGACACCTTATCCAGGCTGCCGGTGGAGCCGCCCATGCACATCCGCCACACGGGGCGGTCCTGGGCCTCCCCGCCAATGACGCCcccgctgcctcctcctcctcctcctcctcctccacccgtcaGGTTGTGGAACTGAGAGCTCAGGCACAAGCTCATCAGCTTCAAGCTCTCCACCAGGCCGCTGGCAGCTTTCGGGGCGCCCTTGCTTTGGCCAGAACCCGATCCGGGACTGGCGCAGTTGGACGCACTGCCCTGCCCCgatcccctcttctctccatcctcctccctccctcctctctcatcccccTGTCCGTCGCCCACAGTCGCCGTGTCTGGTTTATGGTGGCTTTCCGTCTCGTCGTCACCGGACTCCGAGCCGGGGGTGAACGCGGCGACCGGTGGCGTCGCGGCGGCGGTTTGGGGCGATGCCGTGAGCGCGGGCGGTGACGGTGCTCTAGAGTTCAGattgaggctgaggctgaggctgaggatggGTTTGGGCGGGCCGAATCCATGcagctccctcctctcttcctcctcttcctcctcttcctcctcctcctcctcctcctcttctttatcCTCCTCGTGGATCTGGTTGAGAACCGGAGCGCTCATACGGGACGTCAGGCGATTAGCCGAAGAAGacgcggaggaagaggaagaggctttGCAACGAAGCACCACCTGAGCAGGAAGCGCCGAGGACGAGGAGAAGCACTTAtcttccccttcctcttcctcgtcctcctccacgCTGAAAAGACTGGGACTACGAGTTTTGCAAGGGCCCAGTGAGGTCAGAGAGCCCAGCCGGAGGGGGTTGGCGTGGGGCTTCACCGGAGGCCTgagcccccccctctcctggCTCCGCGTGTGGCCGAGGTCCAGCAGAGCCGTTTTGGGCCTGGGGCCTTTGAGGAGGCTCTCGGCACTGCGGGCCGGTGACTGCGGCCCCCCGGGGTGGGAGATAGTCGGACCCCCCAAGCCGTCGCTGACATCCTGGTGAACGTCCACTCTGGTGGGCCAGGACTGCCTGTGAAGGGTTCAAAGAAGGTTCAGTGGGGCTCGAACGGAATTAGCAAAACGGCGTTTTTTTATACATCGCATCCCAGATCCAGATGAATGGAACGGTCGCGTTAAATATCATTTCACGTCCAAACGGTATATCTGCATCCGCTGTCTGAAAGCTGGAACGCTGACCGGCGGATTTGCATGATGCAAACACAGCTGAGATAATCGACGCCATAGCGACCGCGCGGCTAATTATAGATTACAGACGGGCGGTGGAGACACGAAGCGAACGTGAAGCAGCGACAGAGAAAAGATCGTGATCCGCTATTATTATGTTGTTTAATGGCCCGTATCTCGGCATTAGTTCCAGATAGCGAGCTGCTAATGCTGAGGAGTAAAAAAAGACTGATTGCTTTTTTTGCAAGATTTTAGCACAAGCCAAATATTTTTGAATCTCTTGAATTCCAATTTCTCAAATCAGAAGAGATATTTGATTCATTCCTgaggatatttttttttttactcatatTACACATAcaggccagaaacacacacaaatgggaATATATATGCACATTCAGTGATGACACACAGAGATGTCCCCAGATACCAGTCCAGACTCCCTACTTGGTCCGTTTGGGGACTTTAACCAGCGTTCCCAGAGCAAAGACCTCATGGACTACCGCCCCCAGTTATTTAGGTATTTAGTAGCGATGCTCCGATTGATCGGCCGATATTGGTAAAAATGGCTTGATCGTCGATCAAAAAAGCCGATCGCGTGACGTGAATTAACTGCGCGACTTTTTCCACCTGCATGCGTGGCAAACGGGCCTCAACAGCAGAGCGGAGCTTGGCAGAGCCAAATAACTTCACCCGTCTGGAATGTTTTCGAAGTGTCTGACAAATTACGGTGAACATTCCATTTACCCGTTAACAACGCCggatatatccatatatatggatatatccatatatatggaTATGTCCATATATTTATGGAAAGGACCACCTTTTCTATTTCTGCACTCTTATAGTTTTGACCCAAAATATTTGGGCTGCAACTAATCAGTTATTTTTACTGTCGATTAACGTGTCAATTATTTTTACCgttcatttgttttgcctcaaatgtcataaaataataaaactcgtcttcaaatgtcttgtttagTTCGTTCACATTTTAGGGAAGTTCAAAGGTTAACGCCAATATTGCTCAATTATTGTGTTTCTTACTATGATATTcatatattgtcttgttttttaacaTATCAGGAATGATacatttagtatatatatatatatacatacatttatagatgtatacaggactgtctcagaaaattagaatattgtgataaagttctttattttctgtaatgcaattaaaaaaacaaaaatgtcatgcattctggattcattacaaatcaactgaaatattgcaagccttttattcttttaatattgctgattatggcttacagcttaagaaaactctaaaatcctatctcataaaattttaatatttcctcagaccaagtaaaaaaagatttataacagctgagtgtttgtcaaggctcaggaaacccttgcaggtgtttcgagttaattagacaattcaagtgatttgtttaataccctactagtatactttttcatgatattctaatatttagagataggatatttgagttttcttaagctgtaagccataatcagcaataaatcagaataaaaggcttgcaatatttcagttgatttgtaatgaatccagaatgcatgacatttttgtttttttaattgcattacagaaaataaagaacttcatcacaatattctaattttctgagacagtcctgtatatatatacatatgtatatatatacactaccgttcaaaagtttgggatcacttagaaatgtttttcaaagaaaagcactcaatgaagataacattaaatcaatcagaaatacatatacattgttaatgtggtgaatggttctaatggtacattgtgtttgctaatttaGAAGAcaaatggatgattagaaaacccttgaaaacccttgtgcaattatgttacaCAGCTGAAAATATTGCTTGATTATTCACAAAAACTCTCAAAATCCTCTCATCTATTCTTGTTATTCCAtaaaaactgaaaatttccttcaGACACAGGCAttgcagaggaagaaaaaggtttataacagctgagtgtttgtcactCAGAAGAACATTTCAGGTGGATGCTGGAAGAGTGTTTAACACCCTAcaagtatacttttcatgatattctaatattaagAGATAGAATGATAGGTTTTCAAGCTGTAAGctgcataatcagcaatattaaaagaaaaaaaggcttcaaatatttcagttgatttgtaatgaatccagaatgcatgacatttttgtttttttaatt
Proteins encoded in this window:
- the LOC130197213 gene encoding SNF-related serine/threonine-protein kinase-like codes for the protein MAGLKRHRDGKIAGLYDLDKTLGRGHFAVVKLARHVFTGEKVAVKVIDKTKLDPVARAHLFQEVRCMKMVQHPNVVRLYEVIDTATKLYLILELGDGGDMYDCIMKHDGGLTEEVAKCFFAQIVHAISYCHRLHVVHRDLKPENVVFFEKQGVVKLTDFGFSNRFQPGKTLNTSCGSLAYSAPEILLGDEYDAPAVDIWSLGVILFMLVCGQPPFQETNDSETLTMIMDCKYTVPEHISHACSDLIARMLQREPKKRATLEEIGAHGWLQGVDPSPATKLSTPLVSHRSLSEEEHGSIIQRMVLGAIADRDTITEALESNQYNHITATYFLLAERMLREKQEKEQHSQTRSPSPSKAQFRQSWPTRVDVHQDVSDGLGGPTISHPGGPQSPARSAESLLKGPRPKTALLDLGHTRSQERGGLRPPVKPHANPLRLGSLTSLGPCKTRSPSLFSVEEDEEEEGEDKCFSSSSALPAQVVLRCKASSSSSASSSANRLTSRMSAPVLNQIHEEDKEEEEEEEEEEEEEEEERRELHGFGPPKPILSLSLSLNLNSRAPSPPALTASPQTAAATPPVAAFTPGSESGDDETESHHKPDTATVGDGQGDERGGREEDGEKRGSGQGSASNCASPGSGSGQSKGAPKAASGLVESLKLMSLCLSSQFHNLTGGGGGGGGGGSGGVIGGEAQDRPVWRMCMGGSTGSLDKVSLLGGPSPRGNLYQHRPPLGDAPADPRPEGSTLRPGELDLARENHRNTKNRALQRPVSDKTLSVNIHRSTKEGLLCAPTPHSCCQVI